The following coding sequences are from one Microbacterium sp. SORGH_AS_0969 window:
- the tilS gene encoding tRNA lysidine(34) synthetase TilS has translation MDHRPGLDPSVAEVRRAVRTALARIDGSVVVALSGGPDSLALAAATAFEAPRAGIRAEAVVIDHGLQDGSDAVAAAAAQKARALGLEARVVAVEVGSADGPEAAARTARYAGLSRAAAESGASAVLLGHTLDDQAESVLLGLARGAGATSLAGMAPERQDATGPAWVRPLLAVRRVTTVAACAAEGLDPWTDPHNTDPAYTRVRVRERVLPVLEAELGPGVAEALARTAEQLREDAAAFQDMIDETIEDIVEHAEAGISVSVAALAANPAALRNRIVRYVVESEFGVSLTRTQTLEVARLATDWRGQGPIDLPGCLARRVGGRIEVVARAAS, from the coding sequence ATGGATCACCGCCCCGGACTCGACCCGTCCGTCGCCGAGGTGCGTCGCGCCGTGCGCACCGCCCTCGCCCGGATCGACGGGTCCGTCGTCGTCGCTCTCTCGGGCGGACCGGACTCGCTGGCCCTCGCTGCCGCGACGGCCTTCGAGGCGCCGCGCGCCGGCATCCGGGCCGAGGCGGTCGTCATCGATCACGGACTTCAGGACGGATCGGATGCCGTGGCCGCGGCCGCCGCGCAGAAGGCGCGCGCTCTCGGGCTCGAGGCCCGGGTCGTCGCTGTCGAGGTCGGCTCGGCCGATGGCCCCGAGGCGGCCGCGCGGACCGCGCGCTACGCGGGTCTCTCGCGCGCAGCGGCGGAGTCGGGCGCCAGCGCGGTGCTCCTCGGCCACACCCTCGACGACCAGGCCGAGTCGGTGCTCCTCGGCCTCGCGCGCGGGGCGGGGGCCACGAGCCTGGCGGGCATGGCGCCCGAGCGACAGGATGCCACCGGCCCCGCGTGGGTTCGCCCCCTCCTCGCCGTGCGGCGGGTGACGACCGTGGCGGCCTGCGCCGCGGAGGGGCTCGACCCGTGGACCGATCCGCACAACACCGATCCCGCGTACACGCGGGTCAGGGTGCGCGAGCGCGTTCTGCCGGTGCTCGAGGCCGAGCTCGGTCCCGGCGTCGCGGAGGCGCTGGCGCGCACCGCCGAGCAGTTGCGCGAGGACGCGGCAGCCTTCCAGGACATGATCGACGAGACGATCGAAGACATCGTCGAGCACGCCGAGGCGGGCATCTCAGTCTCGGTCGCGGCGCTGGCGGCGAACCCCGCGGCGCTGCGCAACCGGATCGTGCGGTACGTGGTCGAGAGCGAGTTCGGGGTGTCTTTGACGCGCACCCAGACCCTCGAGGTCGCGCGCCTCGCCACCGACTGGCGCGGGCAGGGCCCGATCGATCTGCCCGGCTGCCTCGCGCGCCGCGTCGGCGGGCGGATCGAGGTCGTCGCGCGGGCGGCATCCTGA
- a CDS encoding inorganic diphosphatase: protein MGAYDAVIEIPRGSRVKYEVDHGTGRVYLDRILYTVFGYPANYGFFENTLGEDGDPLDVLVLLDRELHPGILAKVRPVGVLKMSDEAGGDDKVVAVLAKDPRWDHIQDVGDIDEWTKKEITHFFEHYKDLEPNKWVKVDEWADAAEAERLVSEAFTRFDEHDAQTKTQGSGEAPNTL from the coding sequence ATGGGCGCTTACGACGCCGTCATCGAGATTCCCCGCGGCAGCCGCGTGAAGTACGAAGTCGACCACGGCACCGGCCGCGTCTACCTCGACCGCATCCTCTACACGGTGTTCGGCTACCCGGCCAACTACGGCTTCTTCGAGAACACGCTCGGCGAAGACGGCGACCCGCTCGACGTGCTCGTGCTGCTCGACCGCGAGCTGCACCCCGGCATCCTCGCGAAGGTGCGCCCCGTCGGCGTGCTCAAGATGAGCGACGAGGCCGGCGGCGACGACAAGGTCGTGGCCGTGCTCGCCAAGGACCCGCGCTGGGACCACATCCAGGACGTCGGAGACATCGACGAGTGGACCAAGAAGGAGATCACGCACTTCTTCGAGCACTACAAGGACCTGGAGCCCAACAAGTGGGTCAAGGTCGACGAGTGGGCGGATGCCGCCGAGGCCGAGCGCCTGGTGAGCGAGGCGTTCACGCGCTTCGACGAGCACGACGCGCAGACCAAGACGCAGGGTTCGGGCGAGGCTCCCAACACGCTCTGA
- a CDS encoding M23 family metallopeptidase encodes MTLERPEDQDDCGCAPSANERRRLWPSLDRRSALKLGALGAVAVGAFGATVPSFGSPAYAADYPSWDDVEAARANEAAKAAEITRIQGLIQQLQSEVARTQAEVVARSDEYYTAQQAYFDADYRAQQIQSQADAEAQKATDAATKAGKVAAQLYRAGGDDTSLDLFFSGSAATADDLLAKLGTMDKLVDRNRAVYAAAVTARDNAKNLSNQANDARAERDRLQKIAEEKMVAAQQAAAAAQDALAAQQANQATLEAQLAALQDTTAKTVADYQAGVEAERKAREERERKAREEAEARDRAERERREQEARDNANNNNGGGGGDSGGGGGGGGNDGGPGGWSRPSWAGTTSGYGPRSSQCNGSYCASSWHLGLDFGAGCWSPIYAAFDGRVTYAGYNGGYGNYIRIEHPDGSGTGYAHIVDGGIYVSYGQWVSSGQQIAAAGQTGNSFGCHLHFEVYPPWGGTTDPAPWLRWRGIDV; translated from the coding sequence GTGACGCTCGAGCGCCCCGAAGATCAAGACGACTGCGGTTGCGCGCCCTCTGCGAACGAGAGGCGCCGCCTGTGGCCGTCGCTCGATCGACGGAGCGCGCTGAAGCTCGGTGCCCTCGGGGCGGTCGCGGTCGGGGCCTTCGGCGCCACTGTCCCGTCGTTCGGATCGCCCGCCTACGCCGCCGACTACCCCTCGTGGGACGACGTCGAAGCGGCCCGCGCGAACGAGGCTGCCAAGGCCGCCGAGATCACCCGGATCCAGGGCCTCATCCAGCAGCTGCAGTCCGAAGTTGCGCGCACGCAGGCCGAGGTGGTCGCCCGCTCCGACGAGTACTACACCGCGCAGCAGGCCTACTTCGACGCCGACTACCGGGCTCAGCAGATCCAGTCGCAGGCCGACGCCGAGGCGCAGAAGGCGACGGATGCCGCGACCAAGGCCGGCAAGGTCGCCGCGCAGCTCTACCGCGCCGGCGGCGACGACACCTCCCTCGACCTGTTCTTCTCCGGTTCGGCCGCGACGGCGGACGACCTGCTCGCCAAGCTCGGCACGATGGACAAGCTCGTCGACCGCAACCGCGCGGTGTACGCCGCGGCTGTGACGGCGCGCGACAACGCGAAGAACCTGAGCAACCAGGCCAACGACGCGCGTGCCGAGCGCGACCGTCTGCAGAAGATCGCCGAAGAGAAGATGGTGGCCGCCCAGCAGGCCGCCGCGGCCGCGCAGGACGCCCTCGCCGCGCAGCAGGCCAACCAGGCGACGCTCGAGGCGCAGCTGGCCGCCCTCCAGGACACGACCGCGAAGACCGTCGCCGACTACCAGGCGGGCGTCGAGGCGGAGCGCAAGGCCCGCGAAGAGCGTGAGCGCAAGGCCCGCGAAGAGGCGGAGGCGCGCGACCGCGCCGAGCGCGAGCGTCGCGAACAGGAAGCGCGCGACAACGCCAATAACAACAACGGCGGCGGCGGTGGCGACAGCGGCGGTGGCGGAGGTGGCGGCGGCAACGACGGCGGCCCGGGCGGTTGGTCTCGCCCGTCGTGGGCCGGCACGACCTCGGGCTACGGCCCGCGCTCGAGCCAGTGCAACGGCAGCTACTGCGCGAGCTCCTGGCACCTCGGTCTCGACTTCGGCGCCGGGTGCTGGTCGCCGATCTACGCCGCGTTCGATGGCCGCGTCACCTACGCCGGCTACAACGGCGGTTACGGCAACTACATCCGCATCGAGCACCCCGACGGTTCCGGCACCGGCTACGCCCACATCGTCGACGGCGGCATCTACGTCTCGTACGGCCAGTGGGTCTCGTCGGGACAGCAGATCGCGGCCGCCGGGCAGACGGGTAACTCGTTCGGCTGCCACCTCCACTTCGAGGTCTACCCGCCGTGGGGTGGGACCACCGACCCGGCGCCCTGGCTGCGTTGGCGCGGAATCGACGTCTGA
- a CDS encoding MDR family MFS transporter, whose translation MSDITRTRRAHTASTDTVMTHRMIMFVIFGLMAGMFLSALDQTVVGTSIRTIGDDLQGLSLQAWVTTAYLIVSTISTPIYGKLSDIFGRRPLFLIAILIFIIGSVLASFSTSMIELAAFRAIQGLGAGGLMSMPLAIMGDILAPRERAKYQGYFLAVFGISSVIGPLVGGIFAGASEILFITGWRWVFLINVPIGIVALAIVWRFLHIPKQPRHSVRIDWWGATTVIVALVPLLLVAEQGREWGWGSPIALACYIVGALGILAFVIAETYMKDDALIPLKLFRSSTFSMATVIGVLVGFGMFGAMLTLPLYLQLVLGSTPTQSGFEMLPMILGLMIASIVSGQLIARTGRYRMFPILGTLLMSVGFFLLTFLKYDTPYWQVALSMLVIGLGLGQLMQTLTIASQNSVGLRDMGVATSGSTFFRQIGGTLGTAVLLSLLFTLMPSNIIGSFSDRTTLTDALDAAFDPTVSSAPANAQIMNAIYTPIVTKTSDAVTQQVQQGVQQATDAATQAVAQQVAAGQIPAAAQAQATQVAVSQAIAAATTKIQEQVPAARVAADGTVSLDFSDAGQRAAFVDTIATNLEDQFSAGDENTSIGDSTLDDTSFLVGADARLSKPFLVGFNSSAVTVYWVAMSVVLLAFVLSLFFRTPPLRSKSALQEAADERRGRDDEEKRAEESAAQAGALIAP comes from the coding sequence ATGTCAGACATCACTCGCACCCGGCGTGCGCATACCGCGTCGACCGACACGGTCATGACCCACCGCATGATCATGTTCGTGATCTTCGGCCTCATGGCCGGCATGTTCCTATCCGCCCTCGACCAGACGGTCGTCGGCACCTCGATCCGCACGATCGGCGACGACCTCCAGGGTCTGAGCCTGCAGGCGTGGGTCACCACGGCATACCTGATCGTGTCGACCATCTCGACGCCCATCTACGGCAAGCTCTCCGACATCTTCGGGCGCCGGCCGCTGTTCCTCATCGCCATCCTCATCTTCATCATCGGGTCCGTGCTCGCGAGCTTCTCGACCTCGATGATCGAGCTCGCCGCGTTCCGCGCGATCCAGGGCCTGGGCGCCGGTGGCCTCATGTCGATGCCCCTCGCGATCATGGGCGACATCCTCGCGCCGCGCGAGCGCGCGAAGTACCAGGGGTACTTCCTCGCCGTCTTCGGCATCTCGAGCGTCATCGGCCCCCTCGTCGGCGGTATCTTCGCCGGCGCGAGCGAGATCCTCTTCATCACCGGCTGGCGCTGGGTGTTCCTCATCAACGTGCCGATCGGCATCGTCGCTCTCGCGATCGTGTGGCGCTTCCTCCACATCCCGAAGCAGCCGCGGCACTCGGTGCGCATCGACTGGTGGGGTGCCACGACCGTCATCGTCGCACTCGTCCCCCTCCTCCTCGTCGCCGAGCAGGGTCGCGAATGGGGCTGGGGCTCGCCGATCGCCCTCGCCTGCTACATCGTCGGGGCTCTCGGCATCCTGGCCTTCGTCATCGCCGAGACCTACATGAAGGACGACGCGCTCATTCCGCTGAAGCTCTTCCGCTCGTCGACCTTCTCGATGGCCACGGTCATCGGCGTGCTCGTCGGCTTCGGCATGTTCGGCGCGATGCTCACGCTGCCGCTCTACCTGCAGCTCGTGCTCGGCTCCACGCCGACGCAGAGCGGTTTCGAGATGCTGCCGATGATCCTCGGCCTCATGATCGCGTCGATCGTGAGCGGCCAGCTCATCGCCCGCACCGGCCGCTACCGCATGTTCCCCATCCTCGGCACGCTGCTGATGTCGGTCGGCTTCTTCCTGCTGACGTTCCTGAAGTACGACACCCCGTACTGGCAGGTCGCGCTGTCGATGCTCGTCATCGGCCTGGGCCTCGGCCAGCTCATGCAGACGCTGACGATCGCGAGCCAGAACTCCGTGGGCCTGCGCGACATGGGTGTGGCGACCAGCGGGTCGACGTTCTTCCGTCAGATCGGCGGCACGCTCGGCACGGCCGTGCTGCTGTCGCTGCTGTTCACGCTCATGCCGTCGAACATCATCGGCTCGTTCAGCGACCGCACGACGCTGACCGACGCGCTCGACGCCGCGTTCGATCCCACTGTTTCGTCAGCCCCGGCCAACGCGCAGATCATGAACGCGATCTACACCCCGATCGTCACGAAGACCTCGGATGCCGTCACGCAGCAGGTTCAGCAGGGCGTGCAGCAGGCGACGGATGCCGCGACCCAGGCGGTCGCGCAGCAGGTCGCCGCGGGCCAGATCCCGGCGGCGGCGCAGGCGCAGGCGACCCAGGTCGCCGTGTCTCAGGCCATCGCCGCCGCGACGACGAAGATCCAGGAGCAGGTGCCCGCCGCGCGGGTCGCCGCCGACGGAACGGTCTCGCTCGACTTCTCGGATGCCGGGCAGCGCGCCGCGTTCGTCGACACCATCGCCACGAACCTCGAGGACCAGTTCTCGGCGGGCGACGAGAACACCTCGATCGGCGACTCCACCCTCGATGACACGTCGTTCCTCGTCGGGGCGGACGCGCGTCTCAGCAAGCCGTTCCTGGTCGGGTTCAACTCCTCGGCCGTCACGGTCTACTGGGTGGCGATGTCGGTCGTGCTGCTCGCCTTCGTGCTGTCGCTGTTCTTCCGCACGCCGCCGCTGCGCTCGAAGTCGGCGCTGCAGGAGGCCGCGGACGAACGCCGCGGTCGCGACGACGAAGAGAAGCGCGCCGAGGAATCGGCCGCGCAGGCCGGCGCCCTGATCGCGCCGTAA
- a CDS encoding AMP-binding protein, which yields MFQSPYPPVDIPDDSIYDDLFGSLVEADLDRVALIDPATGAETTYRSLRAQVDAFAGALAARGVDTETVVALLCPNVPAFATVFHGILRLGAIVTTINSLYTAHEIENQIQDAAATWLVTVSPLLGPAAEAARAAGIPDERVIVLDGAEGHPDLRSLLAEGRTPPEVRFDPATHVAVLPYSSGTTGNPKGVMLTHRNLVANVHQCRVVIELHRDDRVLAVLPFFHIYGMTVLLDLALRQRASLVTMPRFDLVEFLRNIQEYRCTFLFIAPPIAVALAKHPLVDEFDTSSVRTVFSGAAPLDGETAEAAARRMSARILQGYGMSELSPVSHAVPEDRVDMPASSVGVLLPNTDAKLIDPETGVEIEAHGDDGLTAPGEIWVRGPNVMLGYLNRPDATAETLDADGFLHTGDIGVHHVSGYFSIVDRLKELIKYKGYQIAPAELEALLLSHPRIMDAAVIGVDDDDKQEIPKAFVVAAPDSGLTADEVMAFVAAEVAPHKKVRRVEFIEAIPKSASGKILRKDLRARERA from the coding sequence GTGTTCCAGAGCCCGTACCCGCCCGTCGACATCCCCGACGACAGCATCTACGACGACCTGTTCGGCTCGCTCGTCGAGGCCGACCTGGACCGTGTCGCCCTGATCGACCCGGCGACCGGAGCCGAGACCACGTACCGATCGCTCCGCGCCCAGGTCGACGCCTTCGCGGGAGCGCTCGCCGCGCGCGGTGTCGACACCGAGACCGTCGTGGCTCTGCTCTGCCCGAACGTTCCCGCCTTCGCGACGGTGTTCCACGGCATCCTGCGCCTGGGCGCGATCGTCACGACAATCAACTCCCTCTACACGGCGCACGAGATCGAGAACCAGATCCAGGATGCCGCGGCCACCTGGCTCGTGACGGTGTCGCCGCTGCTCGGGCCGGCGGCCGAGGCGGCGCGGGCGGCGGGGATCCCCGACGAGCGTGTGATCGTCCTGGACGGAGCCGAGGGGCATCCCGACCTTCGGAGCCTGCTCGCGGAGGGGCGCACGCCGCCGGAGGTCCGCTTCGATCCGGCGACGCACGTGGCGGTGCTGCCGTACTCGTCGGGCACGACGGGGAACCCGAAGGGCGTCATGCTGACCCATCGCAATCTCGTCGCGAACGTCCACCAGTGTCGGGTCGTGATCGAGCTCCACCGCGATGACCGCGTGCTCGCGGTCCTGCCGTTCTTCCACATCTACGGCATGACGGTCCTGCTCGATCTGGCGTTGCGTCAGCGGGCGAGCCTCGTGACGATGCCGCGGTTCGATCTCGTCGAGTTCCTCCGGAACATCCAGGAGTACCGCTGCACGTTCCTCTTCATCGCCCCGCCGATCGCGGTCGCCCTCGCCAAGCACCCGCTGGTCGACGAGTTCGACACCTCGTCCGTGCGCACCGTCTTCTCGGGGGCTGCCCCTCTCGACGGCGAGACCGCCGAGGCCGCGGCCCGGCGGATGAGCGCCCGCATCCTGCAGGGATACGGCATGAGCGAGCTCAGCCCCGTGTCGCACGCCGTCCCCGAGGATCGCGTCGACATGCCGGCCAGCTCCGTGGGCGTGCTTCTGCCGAACACCGATGCCAAGCTCATCGACCCCGAGACGGGTGTCGAGATCGAGGCCCACGGCGATGACGGTCTCACCGCGCCGGGGGAGATCTGGGTGCGCGGCCCGAACGTCATGCTCGGCTACCTGAACCGCCCCGACGCGACGGCGGAGACCCTGGACGCCGACGGCTTCCTCCACACGGGCGACATCGGCGTGCACCACGTCAGCGGGTACTTCTCGATCGTCGATCGGCTCAAGGAGCTGATCAAGTACAAGGGGTACCAGATCGCCCCGGCCGAGCTCGAGGCTCTGCTGCTGTCGCATCCGAGGATCATGGATGCCGCCGTCATCGGCGTGGACGATGACGACAAGCAGGAGATTCCCAAGGCCTTCGTCGTCGCCGCGCCGGACTCGGGGCTCACGGCCGACGAGGTGATGGCGTTCGTGGCCGCCGAGGTCGCGCCGCACAAGAAGGTGCGCCGCGTCGAGTTCATCGAGGCGATCCCGAAGTCGGCTTCGGGCAAGATCCTGCGGAAGGACCTTCGGGCGCGCGAGCGCGCGTAA
- the chrA gene encoding chromate efflux transporter — MLEGLTIIAVAIVAQAVWGMARTLTPDATRAGIAVVAAALALLAPGAIGQLGALGVGVVAGLVLLRGVTEAASAPLPSFGVPRAVAIGCLVLAGVGLLGLPALAAVSGSGALALADAFFRSGALVFGGGHVVLPLLQAEVVQTGWVSPETFLAGYGAAQAVPGPLFTFAAFLGAVSTVGPGGIAGAAIALAAIFLPGFLVLVGVLPFWDAVRERPLVRSAMRGANAAVVGILGAALYTPVFTTAVTGPAPFLLALLGFVLLTRFRVPAWAVVIIGAVGGVAIRLLT, encoded by the coding sequence GTGCTCGAGGGCCTCACGATCATCGCCGTCGCGATCGTCGCGCAGGCCGTGTGGGGGATGGCGCGAACTCTCACCCCCGACGCGACCCGCGCGGGCATCGCCGTCGTGGCGGCGGCTCTGGCCCTGCTCGCGCCGGGAGCCATCGGCCAGCTCGGGGCCCTCGGCGTCGGAGTCGTCGCCGGCCTGGTGCTCCTGCGCGGCGTGACCGAAGCAGCATCCGCACCGCTGCCCTCCTTCGGAGTCCCCCGGGCGGTGGCGATCGGATGCCTCGTGCTCGCGGGTGTGGGACTTCTCGGTCTCCCGGCGCTCGCCGCCGTCAGCGGTTCGGGCGCCCTCGCCCTCGCCGACGCCTTCTTCCGCTCGGGCGCCCTCGTCTTCGGTGGCGGTCACGTCGTGCTCCCGCTGCTGCAGGCGGAGGTCGTGCAGACGGGGTGGGTCTCGCCCGAGACATTCCTCGCCGGTTACGGGGCTGCGCAGGCCGTGCCCGGCCCGCTGTTCACGTTCGCCGCGTTCCTCGGCGCAGTGAGCACTGTCGGCCCCGGCGGGATCGCGGGTGCTGCGATCGCCCTGGCCGCGATCTTCCTCCCGGGCTTCCTCGTGCTGGTGGGCGTGCTGCCGTTCTGGGACGCCGTGCGCGAGAGGCCGCTCGTCCGCTCGGCGATGCGCGGGGCGAATGCCGCGGTCGTCGGCATCCTGGGCGCGGCTCTCTACACGCCGGTGTTCACGACCGCGGTGACCGGACCCGCGCCGTTCCTGCTGGCACTGCTCGGATTCGTGCTGCTCACGCGATTCCGCGTGCCCGCGTGGGCGGTGGTGATCATCGGCGCCGTGGGCGGAGTGGCGATTCGACTGCTCACGTAG